The DNA region GTGAAAATCGTTGACGTCGTCGATGTAGACAAAATCGCGGCGTTTTTCCCCGGAGCCATAGATCGTCGGACGCTTGCCCTTGAGAAGTTTGATGATGAAAGCGCTCATGACCGGCGGGATCGTGCGCCGGTAGTCTTGCCGCGGGCCGTACACGCAAAAATAACGCAAAGCTGTCGTTCGCATGCCGTAATAGCGCCGGTACGCATCAGCAAATGCCATTCCAGCCAGCTTGCTCACGGCGTAAAAGCTCTCCGGGCGCACGTCGCTTTCAGGAGTAGGCAGCAAACTCGAACCTTCGTACAACGCCGATGATTCAGCGTAGATGACTTTTCCGACTCCGCCCCGCCGCGCCGCCTCAAACACATTAACGGTACCCGTCACGTTGAAATCGCTCGTTTCAACCGGATCGGCTTGGCAATCGGCGATGCAGTTCTTCGCCGCGAGGTGAAACAGGACGTCCGCGCCCTTAACCAGCGGATAGATCTGCGGCGAGCGTATGTCAACGCGGTGAAAGTCAGCCGTGCTGGGTACTTGCTCGCGCACGCCATAAGCAAGGCTGTCGATCGCGATCACCCGGTAGCCCTCATTCAAGAGCCGGTCCGCCAGATTGCTGCCGATGAACCCGGCTGCGCCCGTGACGACGGCCGTCTTACCCGGCATGAATGAATCCCGAGTCTGCGCCGGCGGGAGCCACGAGATGCGGCTCCTCGCGCTCGAGCGCGCGCGGGGCCTTGCGCATGAAGGCCCATTTCATCCTGGCCAGCTCTTTGAAGTTCCGGATAGTTCCTTTGATCGGATCGTATCGCGTGTCTGCGTCGTTGCTCCAAATGACCGGAAACTCAAGAATGCGGTAGCCGTGCTTGAGGGCGCGAAGAATGATCTCTACGTCAAACATGAACCCATCGGTAATCGCCTCTGAGAACAACTGGCGCGCAACCTCCCGCTTATACAGTTTGAAGCCGCATTGCGTATCCGCAATGTACCGCGGCACGCCCATGACCGCGTGCACGACTCCCCGGTATACCAGCGACCCCGCTTTGCGATAGAACGGCTGCTCCTTGCGGATGCTTCCGCGCATCCGTCGCGAGCCGTTAGCGATATCGCACATGTCCAGCTCGAGCATTTTTATGCCAATCGTCGCGATCTCATAGGGAACGCAAAGGCCCGAGTCCGCAAACATGACGATGTCACCGCGGGCTCGCAGCATCCCAAGCGCCAGCGCATGGCCCTTTCCGCGATTTCGCTCGTAGGACAAGACGAGTAGCTCCGGATGCTCTCTCTCGAAGGATGCCGCAGCTTCCGCGGTGCCATCCGCCGAGCCGTCGTCCACGACGATGATTTCGCCGGCGATCGAGTTCTCGCGCAAGAAATCGCTTGCGGCGCGGATGTCCGCGCCGATTTTCGTGGATTCCTTATACGCGGGTATGACGATGCTCAACCCGATGCGGCCCTGGGTCATATCCTATCCTTCGAACTAGGCCCTGAGAATTCGTTTTATCTGCGCCGAGATGCCGGCCCCGAACGTCAGGTAACGATGTCCCAAGAAGCCCAGCGGGACGTTTATCGCGATGGCGAGCAGCTTCGCGAGGAGCGGCGTTAAGCCGAAGACCCGGAAGGCGACCTCGACGACCCCCAAGCTGATAAGCCACAGAACGAAAGCGACCGCCAAATACGTGCTGAGCTGGCTCCCGACGGTGCGGTCGTGAGAGCGAAAATTCAGATACTTATTTAACGTGAAGTGCGCCGAAATCGCCAGCCCATACGACAGCGTCACCGCCAGCGCGAGAGCAAGACCCGCGCGCATGAACAATTGAAAGCTGCCGATATCGACGCAGAAAACGGTTCCGCCGATGGCGAGGTAGCGTGCGAACTGCCAGCGGATGGCCGCACTGTGAAAAGCCGGCTGTAACATTGGCGGAGTTAGGCTGGAGCCGGGGGCGTCTCGGCGCGCCGCCGGTGGAGCGGCACGCTGCTGTTGACGAGCAAGTTGCTCACCACGCGCGACCCCGTGAAATCCATTCCCCAGTCAAGCCTGGCGAAGCCCTTGCTCGCCATATACTCCGTCAGGACGCGGCCGCCGCGAGGACAGTACAGCATCATGAATCCGCCGCCTCCCGCGCCGGCGACTTTACCGCCGGTGACGCCGAACTCGCGGCGCACGTGCTCATAAAGCTCTTCCATGGCGTTCACGGTTATCTTTGAAGACATCCGCTTCTTGGCCAGCCAGTGGTCGTGCATCAAGTGCCCGAACTTATCGAAATTTCCGGCGCGCATCGCTTTTCCGATCTCTTTACCGATGGCGGCAATCTCGACAAGAGCACTTTCCACCGAGGGCTTACCGTTCGAAGGCGCGCTAGAGCGCAGCGCCTCGTTTTGCTCCTTCAAGATATCCGTTGTGTCGCGACGCACGTTCGTATAGTACAAGTGCGTTTTCGAAACGAATTCCGCGAGAAGGTAGGGTGAGAGCTCCAAGCGGGTTGCGGTTACGGTGCCGTCCGGATCGATGACGAGTTCAGTCAATCCGCCGTAGGCTGCCATAAATTGGTCTTGCTTCCCAATCGGCTTTTTCAACGTTCCGAGCTCGATCTCGCACGCTTCCTCCGCAAGGTCTTGCGAGGTCGTCGGCATCTGGCAGTAGGCGCGTAAAGCGTTGAGGAGTCCCACGAGATAGCAGCTCGAGGAGCCAAGGCCGGTTCCAGCCGGCAGGTCGGCCAGCGAAGCGATCTCGATTGCGTCGGTGACGCCGTGGAACAACAACGCTTCGCGCGCCAGCTCGTGGCGCAAGAGATGCGCGCTGGAGACGGTCTCGCTTTGCGTATAGTGCAAACGCACGAGCCGGTCTGCGAGCGGGACGTTGAGCGCGACGTACATATACTTGTCGATGCCGGCGGCCAAAATATAGCCGCCGTGCTTTTCGTAAAAGCTCGGCAAGTCGGTGCCGCCTCCACCCAGGGTAATCCTAAAAGGCGTGCGCGTTACGATCATGGTGCGCTGAGGTTTTGGTTAGCGGGCGCCGGCGGCGACCGTAACCCGCGCGGCTTCTTTGCTGGAACGATACCAATTGATCGTTTCGCGCAGGCCGTCGGTGAACGACGTCGATGCCGTAAAGCCGAAGTACTCGCGCGCGCGTGTGACATCAAGCTGCCTGCGCGGCTGCCCGTTCGGCTTGAGCGCGTCGAAAACAATGTCGCCGTCAAACTCGCAGAGCGCGGCGATCGTTTCGACGAGGTCCTTAATCGAAATCTCCTCGCCGCTTCCCAGGTTCACCGGCTCAGCTCCGTCATACCGCTCGGCGGCCAGCACTAAGCCGCGCGCGGCGTCCGGCGCGTACAGAAATTCACGGGTCGGCGAACCGTCGCCCCAGACGACAATTTCCTTGTCGCCTCGCTCCTTAGCCTCAACACATTTGCGAATCAGAGCCGGAATAACGTGTGAGCTCTGCGGATCGAAATTATCGCGTGGGCCGTAGAGATTTACCGGAAGCAGATAGATGGCGTTCATCCCATACTGCTCGCGATAGGCTTGGCACTGCACCAGCAAAGCCTTTTTCGCGATCCCGTACGGCGCATTCGTTTCTTCCGGGTACCCGTCCCAGAGCGACTCTTCATTAAACGGAGTCGGCGCAAACTTCGGGTAGGCGCAAATCGTTCCGACAACGATCGTTTTTTCCACGCCGTTCAAGCGTGCTTGCTCGATCAGTTGGATGCCCATCATAGCGTTGGCATAGAAGAATGACCCGGGGTTTTCCTTATTCGCGCCTATGCCGCCAACGAGAGCTGCTAGATGGAAGAGCACGTCGGGGCGCGCATGCGCAAACATACGCCGCACTCCCTCAGCGGTCGTCAAGTCATAGTCCGCACGCCGAGGCACGAAGACCTCGCGAGCTCCCAAACGGTAAAGTTCCTCGACTACAAAAGAGCCGAGGAAACCTGAACCGCCGGTGACACAAACGCGTTTGGTCGCCAGATTCATTGCGGCATTATTGTACAACGCTGGGCCAAAAGAACCTAGCACTGAGACCGGTCTAAGGCCGTTCTGCCTGAGCCATAACGGAACGTTAACGGCGCCTAAATAAAAGTGCGCTCTTTGCGAGCCGCCCAAGCAAGCTGGCGCCGTCTCAAAATGCTTTGTAGACGATATGCGCCGAAGGGGCATTGAGAATCACGGCAACCGAGACGACAACGACGGCGAGCGTCGTGCACCAGGCTGCACGAACGTACCGTGAGGCGAGGGGCGAGCCCGCGCCCGTAAGCGTCAGCCACGATTCCTCGAGGTATTTCAAGCCCGTCAGTAGCAGGGCGGCGCTACTCAGAACGAGCCCAGTTGCCAGCAGAACCGCCGGGGCGCCCAAGATCCGTGCGAACTCGGCGAGCTGCACCCAGCTCGACCAAAACCAGAGCATCGCAAAAGCGAACCACCAGAACGTCAGGCCTCGTGACGCCGCCGCGTAGAACGAGTTCGCGCGCAGAGCGCGATACCGGGCAGCCCCGAGCAATTGCGTCAGGAGAATCTGGTGCAATTTGTTAACACTTACGCCCAGCCCCAGCAGAACGCCGAAGACAACGAACATCGATGTACGCCCGTGCCAGAGGCCGATAAGAAAGAACGTCACAAAATAGACAAAGACTCCGAGATATGGCTCGGCGCTGCGAGACGGAAAACGGCGCATCAAGCTCAGCAGCAATGGCGAATAGACGTAGGTCTTCAGCCAATTGGAAAGCGTCATGTGCCAGCGGCCCCAAAATTCGATGAAGCTCGTCGCGATGAACGGGCGATTAAAATTCTCCGGAAGCTCCAGCCGCAAGAAACGCGCGGTTCCGATCACAAAGTCCATGTAGCCCGAAAAATTGATATATACGTAGACAGGAAAAATAGACAAAACCAACGCACCATCGACGACTCTCTGAGCCGGTGAAAGGTGCGGCGTTAACGCGTGCACCACTACAGTCTGCGCATAGAAAAGAAGCGGCGAAAGAACGCTGACTTTGAAAAAGCCGGCCACGATTCGCTCTAGCGCCCTGCCCACCGCGGCCTGATCTAGCGCTGCCGGCTGCACGCTTTCCGTCCGTAGATAGTCCGGGTAGAGCTGAATCGGGCCGGAAACTAGACTTGTGAAATTTAAAGTGTAGTTCGCGTACGAGAGCAAACCGACGCGGTCCGGCAACGCATCCTGGTATGCGTCTATAACTAAGTGCAGTACGCGAAAGAATACGTACGACATTCCAACAGTAAAATAGACGATCTGCAAGAAGAGCGCGTGAGGCACAAACGTGTATTGCTTGAGCAGGCAGAAGAGAAAAATCAGTGCCGCCAGCAGAACGATAAAAACTGCTTTATTCTTATGGACCTCTACGAGCTTCATCCCGGCATACCCGAGCACGAGCAACCCTCCAAAGGGGACAAGTTGGAGCGGGCTGTGCGTAAATGTCAGCACGAATCCGATATTTGCAAGCAAGAGTATCGACCGGCGCCAAGGGGCTGCGTTCGAGATGTTGATCAGCGCCGCGACGACGGTGGCGAAGCCCAGGAACTCGAATGACGGAACGTTCACGCTAGACGGCGACGAGATCGAAGCCGTCGCGATCCACGCTCATCGGCGCGGGTGCGATCTCGGCGGACGTTTTCAATTCCCACGTCGTCGCGCCGTTCGGAGCCGTATCCAAAAGCCGAAAACCCAGTTTCGCGTAATGATCGCGCACCAAGACGTTTTTTTCAGTCGGCAGGTATCGTCCCACGAGCTTTTCAATTCCGCGTGCGCGGGCATGCGTCAAAATCTCCCGCAAGACCATTTGCTCGACGCGGCGTCCCAGCACGCGGCAGCTCATGAGCCACGTGTCGATTTCCCATGCCGACTTTGTGCCGGGCCGGCAGATGACGACGCTGATCATCCCGTTATCACCGAAACTATCTATCAGCCGCACTTGCAGCGTAAACAGCTTTGGATCGGCCTCGAATACCGCCACGTCGGCCTCTGAGTAGCGGCGAGTCGTGAGATTGAACTGATTCGACTTGTTGATCAGTTGCGCGATCCGGCTCCGACCGGTCGCATCGAAGGGCCGAAATACGATCTTCATCTCCAACGAAGCTAGGTAGCTATCTATATCTCCAGCCTGGGTTTGCAGGATGACGCGGCGGGCGTTGTCTTGATAAAAGTCGGCGCGTTTCCGATCCTCTTCCGAGAACGCAATCGTCTCGAAGTATCCGGCCGCCGCCAGCGTGCGGGCGTATAATGCCGGATCCTCGGGCAGTTCCGGTACCGCGACCTGCGGAAGCATCTTGCGAACCAGCGCTCGTTCGGCCGGGTTATCGTCGAGAAAGACCATCGACTCTACGCCGAGCGATAATTCGGTGGCGATGGCTGTGATGTTCGTCGCCTTGTCATTCCAATTTGCCTGAAAGACCGCAATGTGATTTTCGCGCAGCAGCATTTCGGGATGCTGTCTAAAGGCCGATCTCGCGATGTCATCGGCATTTTTGGATGAAACCGCAAGCACGATCCCGCGATCCCGCAGATCGAGCGCCGCTCGCTGCACGTCGAGATAAGCTTCGCCGGTTGCATCGCCCTGGCCGATGACGATTCCCTCAAGGCCATCGTCGCCTATCACGCCGCCCCAAACCGTATTGTCCAAGTCCAGGACGAGACACTTGCGGCTCTTGCCGCGAAGGGCGCCGAGTATTCGCCCAACGTGATCCGCGTAAAGCGGCAAGAACTGCGCGTCGAACGCGAATTTGCCGATGTTCCACTGCGAGGGGGAATGCCAATTCGCAAGTCCCACGGTTTGCGCGAGTGCAGCAACGTCGAAGAGGAGATCCTGCGTGTCCTTGACGCTCTCGACGAGCGCTGCATTAAAGGTTGCTGCTAAGCTGCGCAGCGTGCCGGGCACGGACCGATCCAAGCTTCCGAACGTGCTCTCGGGAAGAGCGGGTAGTGTCTGCAAGATGCTCAACGCGCCGGCGTGAGTTCGAAACCCGCGGCGCAGCGATTCGAGGAATGCGATGGAGTCCGCCACTCCGGATGAAGCCGCCTGCGGATCGTGAATTGCGGCGCGCAGAGGCAAACCTCGATGATCGAGCGCAAGCAGCACCGCATCCGGTTTTGCGCGATTAGTCAGCGAGTCTGGAGAGAGCGCTTCCTGCAGCGTCTGAGCGTAATCGGCTTTCGTGCATTCCAAATCCACGCCGTGTCGAGCCGCGGTTGCAATTAGCGCCGGGACCAGCGGCTCGAGTGTGGCATTTCCCAGAAGGCCTAGCCTCAAAGGGGCCAGCGGCGCGAGCGACCTGCCCTCGGCGCGCAGCATTTCGATCCTTGCCGCGAGTTGGCGGAGTTGACTTTCGTCAAGTGCGTAGCCGGCCAAGTGCATGATGGCCTCGCCGGGGCTCGGGCCGGAGTCCACGAGGCCTCGGCAGCGTTGGCGAAAATCGCCCGGTGGCCGCGGTAGCCACGCAAGGTTCGTGTAGAGGCCTGCGCTCACGCGACCTTTGAGTTGATCAACGTCGCGAGGTCGCCGACATTCTGTAACGAGGCAATTTGCGAGGCCGCGAAATTTACACCGAAAGCTTTCTCGACGGCAAAAATCAAACGCAGGTGAGCGAAACTGTCCCAGCCGTCAACTTGGTCGGCGGTGAGATCGGGACGGGCGACGAGCGAATCGTCATCGAACACGTTCTGCAGTATTTGCGTGAGTTTTTGATAAATCGCGTCCAGGGACATCGATGAAAGTTTTCGACGCTTCCGACCAAAACCACTTTGCCTCGCTCTCCGGGGACTGTAATCCCATACACACGGATCCGATCCTGGCCCGGCGGACGCAAGCCGGGGATTGCGTAGTACACGGCGTCCATGCCGTGCTGTGGGCGCTCGATACATTGATCGAACGACGCTTGGTCAAAGAGCCGATAGCCGCGTTGGACGTGCGGTTTCAAAAGTTCCTCTATGCCGGGGCCGGGGTCGAGATCAACGTTAGGCCTTCGGCGGACGCCTCGCTGCGCATCGAGCTTATATCGGAAGACATCATAACCACCACAATCGATGTTTTGTATGGAGAGCCGGCCGGCGAAACGCGCGCCGTACGTAATTTTGCGCCGGTGAGCTGCACGAGCCCGCAAGAGCTGGACCTGGAAAACATTGTGGGCGCTTCCGGCCGCTTGGCTAACGACGGTAGCGATCGCGTCGCGGCCGAATTCCCGCATGTTTCGCGCGCCATCGGTCCGCAGCGGGCTGCGGCAATCACACGGTTGTCGATGCTCGTAGGGATGGTGTGTCCGGGACTCAATTCCATCTTCAGCTCGTTTTCGATCCGTATGACGTCAGACGCGCCTGAAAGCGATCTTACATTTGAGGTATTCGGCGTCGACGAGCGCTTTCGCATGGCCGAGATCGCGGTAGCCGGAGCTGGGATCGCGGGAACTGTCGTCGCCTTCGTGCGCCGGCCACCTGTTCAGCAACCTAGCCTAGAGGAATTGAGACCGCTCGTCGGCGGCGATGAATTCGCCGGCACGACGGCGCTCATCGTCGGTGGTTCACGCGGCCTGGGCGCCCTGACGGGCAAGCTGATTGCGGCCGGCGGCGGACGCATTGCGCTCACTTATGCAACCGGGGAATCCGATGCGTTGGCGATCGCACAGGAAATCGGAACCGAATCGAGTCGCGTTCTTCCTTACGATGCACGCAAGGATGCCCAAGCGCAAATTGCTCGATTGGAGTGGAAGGTCGACCAGATCTACTATTTTGCGACGACGCCTATTTTTCGACAAAAGACCCGATCGTACTCACCAGCGCGCTTCTCCGAGTTCTGTGAAATATACATCGACGGCTTCGCGGATCTTTGCTCGGCGCTCCGGGCTAACGGCAATACTCCGCTGCGCGCCTTCTATCCATCGTCCATTGCGGTGAAAACAAGGCCTCGCGATCTCACCGAATACGCCATGGCAAAGGCTGGGGGTGAAATCTTGTGCGCCGACATGAACCGGTTTGTGCGCGACCTTCGCGTCTTGGTAAGGCGGCTGCCCCGTCTGCTGACCGATCAGACAGCGACGGTCATGCCGAGCGAAACTGCGGATGCCGTCGAAACGATGCTGCCGATCGTGCGCGAGATGCACGGTCCGTTCTAACGGGGCAATTCCCTTCCAAGAATCTGGGCGAGCCGAATTTGCGCGGTCGCTCTCAAGTGGGCATAGTCATAGAAATCCTTTCCGGAAAACGCCCGATCGAGATTCAGAACGCGCGCGCCGTGCCGCTCGAGCATTCGTTGCAAAAAGCGCAGGTTCTCGCCGTACTCCGGCCCATCTATATAGCTGTGCAACAGCGTGTGGTTCGTGGGCGTCATGAATGCAACGATTGGGATGCGAGCTCTGCGCAGTGCGTCGACCGTTTTTTCCAGGTAGCGTACTCCTACGTTTCCATCCGTGAGCGGAGTCAGATCGTACTCTCCCTCAAACAAATCCGCGGTCGGATGCCTCACCGGGAGCGTGTCTGGGACCGGCTGGAGCATCTCGCGGAGGTCGGCGCGCATCGCGTAGAGCACCGAGAGTGCCGACGCCACGCGACCGAGACGTATTTCCAACGAGTTGTCTTGTGCGGGCGGAATCAGCAGTTTTCGATCTGCACTTGAGAGCAAGGGAGACGCAAGATCGGCAACAGCTGGATGCAACCTCGAATAGGCGTTGTTGACTGGATTCAGAACCCGCTGATCGATTTCGAGGACGACGAGCTTGGGGCGGACTCCGTAACGCAACAGAAGGTTCGCCAACGCGTAATAATTTGGGGGACTGCTAGCCTTGAACGAGAGATTCCGGCAGCGGCAACCTTGCGACGCCAATATCGATATCGCATTCTGATTCGCCTTCAGGTAAAACCCCCACAGGACCGAGTCGCCCAGAAAGACTACCTGTGGCGGTGAAGCCGCCATGCTTTCCAATTCGCGCTGCAAATAGGCTGCAGAGAAATCTGTCGTCATCCGATCGAGATGCGGAAAATACTTCCACATGACGATATTTTGCATTACCACAAGCGCGATAACGACGCCGAACACGGTAGCAACGGTGCCGATCAACTGTCGTCGCATTATGCCGGCGACTCTAACGGAAGGTTGATCGCGTCCAAATAAAAGCGGATGGCCGTGCGAGGCACCCCGTCGAATGCGATGCGCCCCCGGTCAATACACAGCACGCGATCGCAGGACTGTTCGATGAACGCCAAGTCATGCGAAACGACCATGACGGTGGTTTGGCCGTGCCAAAAACGGTCCAGCCGCTCCTTGCATTTGCGCCTGAACTGCTCATCGCCGATCGCCAGCACTTCGTCCAGCAGCAGAATGTCGGGATCGACGTCCGTCGCGATTGCGAAACCCAGCCGGGCCGTCATGCCCGATGACAGCGTCTTAACTGGGGCCCACCTATATTGCTGCAGCTCGGCAAACTCCAGAATCTCCTCGATCCGCCCCGCCATGCGCGCTCGCGGATAGCCAAGCAGCACACCATACAGCACGACGTTGTCCTGAACGCTGAGTTCGGGATCGAAGCCGGCCCCTAGCTCGACCAGCGGTGCAAGCAGGCCGCAAGTCTGGACCGATCCGGCGGTAGGCGTCAAAATTCCGGCGATGAGCTTGAGCAGCGTGGATTTTCCGGAACCGTTCGCGCCGATCACGCCGACGCGTTCTCCGGAAACCGTGGCAACGTTCACGTCCCGCAGGACGAGCCGGCGCCCCGGCGGGCGATAGCGTCCTCGCGCGAGCGCCAGCACCGTCCGTTTGAGATCGTGCGAGAACTCGTTTTGTACCGGCCGGGCGAGGCTGACCCCGGTCATCCGTATCGTTTCGTCGCGTTCTTTCATTATAAGTAATCCATGAAACGCGGGCTCAACCGCCGGAACACGATCCATCCCACGGCGGCCAGCACGATTGCGGCACACAGCGGTTCCAGTAGCCCGAACGCGGTCGGCGGGCGGTTCAGGAAGGAAAGGCCGCGGATCGTCTCCACGATCTGCGTCAGCGGATTCCACTCGATAAACGTGCGAAAGCGCGGCGCCACGATGGCCAGCGGATAGAAGATCGGGGTGGCCACCCACGTCACAAAAATAATCAAATCGTAGACGTACGGGATGTCCCGGAAAAAGACGTAGAGCGTCGCGACGACGTAACCGGCTCCCGCCGCGAGCAAGACCAGAGACGCCAACGGGACGATGAGCGCGACGGCGTACAGCACGTTGTGCGTAATCACCAGCGTGATAACAACCAGGAACGGCACGGCGCCGCAAACCAGCTGCACGCACGTCGAGAGGAGTTGCGCCGTGGGGTAGGAGCTGAACGGCGCCCGGACCTTGTTGATAAGGCCGCTGCTGCTCACCACGGAATGCAGCATCGAGATCGTCGCCGTCGCAAAAAAACCGTTGACAGCCAGTCCAACGAAAACCGCGAGCATGTAGTAAAGCGTCGAGCCGCGGTAATACGCGGCGAACGCGTGCCCGAAGACCGCCGTGTAGACCAGCGTCATGATGAGCGGATTGAACAGCGACCATGCGACTCCAAATGCCGAACCACGGTAGCGCGTCTTGACGTTGCGCGCCGTCAGGACCGCAACGACGTCGCTGTAACGCTGAAATTGCGGGTTCAAGGTACGCGCGCGCGCGTTTCCAAACCGGTCGCCGCGACGACGTACTCGAAAAGCTCCTCGACACACCGTTCGATCGTCGTCGTGCCGGTATCTATTGTCAGTTCGGGCGATTCGGGAGCTTCATATGGCGCCGAAATGCCGGTGAAATCCGAAATCTCTCCGGCGCGGGCCCGCCGGTAGAGTCCCTTGGTGTCTCGCGCCTCGCATGTCAGCAGGTCGGCACGCAAAAAGATCTCGTGAAACCGGTCACCGGCGGCTTGGCGCGCGATCGCGCGGTCGCGCTGCATGGGCGAAATGAATGCAGTGATGACGATCAGTCCTGCATCTGCAAAAAGCGCGGCCACCTCGCCGATGCGGCGGATATTCTCAGCGCGATCCGCGAACGAGAATCCCAGATCGCTATTGAGTCCCGCGCGGACGTTGTCGCCGTCGAGTACGTATACCGCAGCACCCCGTCTGAAGAGCGCTCGTTCCAAGGCCATCGCGAGCGTCGATTTTCCCGCACCCGAAAGACCGGTGAGCCACACCACCGCGCCGCCATGCCCGTTGCGGCGTTCGCGTTCCGCCACCGATATCAAGTGGTCGGCGTGAAAAATGTTCGCCGGCATGTTGCCGGTCATCACGCCGACCACGATGCCGCCCGCCACGACATCGCGGCCGCGCAAGATGACCATGCGCGCGGAAGCCGGCATCGCCTGCTGTTCGTCGAGCGGAAGCAGCGCGGGCGAACGCAGGCGCAGCTGCACCACCGCATAGCGTGGAATCTGATCGGACGAAAGCTGCTGAAGCGTGGCCGAGTCCATGACGCCGTCTACGGCGGCGATCACCGCGCGCGCCGTCGTCGGCCCGAACTGCACCGTGACTTGCTCGCCAACCTTCGGCGGCGATTCATCGAGCCAGAAACACACCGCGCGAAACGCGTAGTCGAGGAACGGCGCGCGATCGACGTGACTCACGACGTCGCCGCGATTGACGAACACGGGCTCGTTGAACGTAACGCCGATCGATTCTCCGGCTACGGCCGGCTGGTTATCCGGCGCATTCCAGCGCTCGATAGAGCGAATCGTCGCCGTGGAATTCATCGGCGAGAGCAGCACTGTATCGCCGCGCGCAACGCTGCCGGATTCAACGCGGCCCACGGCCACGCGGCTGCCGCCGAGACGGTAGACGTCCTGCACGCGCAAACGAAGTGGCGCATCCGCGATCGCGTGCACCGGTTTGAAGTCGCCGAGCGCTTCCAGCAGCGTGGGCCCCTGATACCACGGCATGTTCTCCGAACGATTGAGCAGATTCTCGCCGTTGCGCGCTGAGATCGGAATCAGCGAATGCGGCTGCAGCTCGAGGGCGTCCAGCAACGCATGCACTTCGAGCGAGACCTCATCGAAGCGCGCACGATCGTAGCCGTTGGCATCCATCTTGTTCAGGGCGACCGTAAGCTGCGTGATGCCGAGCATTTGCAGCAACTGCGCGTGGCGCTTGGTCTGTTCGCTCACGCCTTCGACAACGTCGACCACGAGCACCGCCGCATCCGCTTCGGAGGCGCCGCTCAGCATGTTGCGCACGAACTCACGGTGCCCGGGCGCGTCGATGATCGCGTATCGCCGATCCTTCCACGTAAACCAGACGCGCGTCGTGTC from Candidatus Rubrimentiphilum sp. includes:
- a CDS encoding NAD-dependent epimerase/dehydratase family protein produces the protein MPGKTAVVTGAAGFIGSNLADRLLNEGYRVIAIDSLAYGVREQVPSTADFHRVDIRSPQIYPLVKGADVLFHLAAKNCIADCQADPVETSDFNVTGTVNVFEAARRGGVGKVIYAESSALYEGSSLLPTPESDVRPESFYAVSKLAGMAFADAYRRYYGMRTTALRYFCVYGPRQDYRRTIPPVMSAFIIKLLKGKRPTIYGSGEKRRDFVYIDDVNDFHVQCVDDDRTDGQVFNIGSGVNYSVNEIYAEIATLLGSSIVPEFKPDLPAEAQATLADVSAALRLGWVPKVSLREGLRRSVNYIQNEVLCAG
- a CDS encoding MBOAT family O-acyltransferase, with protein sequence MNVPSFEFLGFATVVAALINISNAAPWRRSILLLANIGFVLTFTHSPLQLVPFGGLLVLGYAGMKLVEVHKNKAVFIVLLAALIFLFCLLKQYTFVPHALFLQIVYFTVGMSYVFFRVLHLVIDAYQDALPDRVGLLSYANYTLNFTSLVSGPIQLYPDYLRTESVQPAALDQAAVGRALERIVAGFFKVSVLSPLLFYAQTVVVHALTPHLSPAQRVVDGALVLSIFPVYVYINFSGYMDFVIGTARFLRLELPENFNRPFIATSFIEFWGRWHMTLSNWLKTYVYSPLLLSLMRRFPSRSAEPYLGVFVYFVTFFLIGLWHGRTSMFVVFGVLLGLGVSVNKLHQILLTQLLGAARYRALRANSFYAAASRGLTFWWFAFAMLWFWSSWVQLAEFARILGAPAVLLATGLVLSSAALLLTGLKYLEESWLTLTGAGSPLASRYVRAAWCTTLAVVVVSVAVILNAPSAHIVYKAF
- a CDS encoding HAD-IIIC family phosphatase; amino-acid sequence: MSAGLYTNLAWLPRPPGDFRQRCRGLVDSGPSPGEAIMHLAGYALDESQLRQLAARIEMLRAEGRSLAPLAPLRLGLLGNATLEPLVPALIATAARHGVDLECTKADYAQTLQEALSPDSLTNRAKPDAVLLALDHRGLPLRAAIHDPQAASSGVADSIAFLESLRRGFRTHAGALSILQTLPALPESTFGSLDRSVPGTLRSLAATFNAALVESVKDTQDLLFDVAALAQTVGLANWHSPSQWNIGKFAFDAQFLPLYADHVGRILGALRGKSRKCLVLDLDNTVWGGVIGDDGLEGIVIGQGDATGEAYLDVQRAALDLRDRGIVLAVSSKNADDIARSAFRQHPEMLLRENHIAVFQANWNDKATNITAIATELSLGVESMVFLDDNPAERALVRKMLPQVAVPELPEDPALYARTLAAAGYFETIAFSEEDRKRADFYQDNARRVILQTQAGDIDSYLASLEMKIVFRPFDATGRSRIAQLINKSNQFNLTTRRYSEADVAVFEADPKLFTLQVRLIDSFGDNGMISVVICRPGTKSAWEIDTWLMSCRVLGRRVEQMVLREILTHARARGIEKLVGRYLPTEKNVLVRDHYAKLGFRLLDTAPNGATTWELKTSAEIAPAPMSVDRDGFDLVAV
- a CDS encoding glycosyltransferase produces the protein MTQGRIGLSIVIPAYKESTKIGADIRAASDFLRENSIAGEIIVVDDGSADGTAEAAASFEREHPELLVLSYERNRGKGHALALGMLRARGDIVMFADSGLCVPYEIATIGIKMLELDMCDIANGSRRMRGSIRKEQPFYRKAGSLVYRGVVHAVMGVPRYIADTQCGFKLYKREVARQLFSEAITDGFMFDVEIILRALKHGYRILEFPVIWSNDADTRYDPIKGTIRNFKELARMKWAFMRKAPRALEREEPHLVAPAGADSGFIHAG
- a CDS encoding GDP-L-fucose synthase — its product is MNLATKRVCVTGGSGFLGSFVVEELYRLGAREVFVPRRADYDLTTAEGVRRMFAHARPDVLFHLAALVGGIGANKENPGSFFYANAMMGIQLIEQARLNGVEKTIVVGTICAYPKFAPTPFNEESLWDGYPEETNAPYGIAKKALLVQCQAYREQYGMNAIYLLPVNLYGPRDNFDPQSSHVIPALIRKCVEAKERGDKEIVVWGDGSPTREFLYAPDAARGLVLAAERYDGAEPVNLGSGEEISIKDLVETIAALCEFDGDIVFDALKPNGQPRRQLDVTRAREYFGFTASTSFTDGLRETINWYRSSKEAARVTVAAGAR
- a CDS encoding acyl carrier protein; its protein translation is MSLDAIYQKLTQILQNVFDDDSLVARPDLTADQVDGWDSFAHLRLIFAVEKAFGVNFAASQIASLQNVGDLATLINSKVA
- a CDS encoding GtrA family protein, giving the protein MLQPAFHSAAIRWQFARYLAIGGTVFCVDIGSFQLFMRAGLALALAVTLSYGLAISAHFTLNKYLNFRSHDRTVGSQLSTYLAVAFVLWLISLGVVEVAFRVFGLTPLLAKLLAIAINVPLGFLGHRYLTFGAGISAQIKRILRA